The Christiangramia salexigens genome includes the window ACGATACATAATAATGTCGTGATCGGCGAAGGTACCTGGATTGGTTCCAATGTGACTATAATGGAAGGAGCCCGCATCGGTAAGAATTGTAGTATTTTTCCCGGCGCTGTAATATCGGCTGTTCCACAGGATAAGAAATTTAATGATGAAGATACTCTTACTGTAATAGGGGATAATACCACTATTAGAGAATGTGTGACCATCAACAGAGGTACCACAGACAGAATGAAAACTGTAGTTGGAAACAACTGCTGGATCATGGCATATTGCCATATCGCCCATGATTGTATAGTGGGAGATAACTGTATCTTTTCCAATAACAGTACCCTGGCAGGACATATTAATGTTGGTGAGCATGTTATCCTTGCGGGGATGGCAGCGATACAGCAATTCTGCAGTATTGGAAAGCATGCTTTCGTAACCGGAGGTTCTTTGGTTAGAAAGGATGTTCCTCCGTTTGTAAAAGCCGGACGTGAGCCTTTGAGCTATGTTGGGATCAACTCCATTGGATTGCGAAGAAGAGGCTTTACAACTGAAAAAATAAGAGAGATACAGGATATATACAGAATCCTTTATCAGAAAAATTATAATAACTCTCAGGCAGTTGCTATTATCGAAGCAGAAATGCAGGCCACTGCTGAAAGGGATGAAATATTAGAATTTATTAAAAACTCACAGAGAGGTATCATGAAAGGATACTTCAGCTCAAATTAAAATTATAAAATGGCTACAACCAGCGATATTAGAAACGGACTTTGTATTAGATATAATCACGATATATATAAAATCGTAGAATTTTTACATGTTAAGCCGGGTAAAGGTCCTGCATTTGTTAGAACAAAATTGAAAAGTGTTACAACAGGAAAGGTACTTGAAAATACTTTTTCTGCAGGTCATAAGATTGATGATATTAGAGTGGAAACTCATAAATACCAGTTTCTTTATGAAGATGGAGAGTTTTTCCATTTTATGAATGTTGAAGATTACACTCAGATAAGATTAACGGAGAACGCTTTGGACATGCCGAAGCTTTTAAAAGAAGGTGAAGTTGTAACCATCCTTATCAATACAGAGGATAGTATGCCTCTTTCTGTTGAAATGCCTGCTAGTGTAATTCTTGAGGTTACGCATACCGAGCCTGGGGTGAAAGGTAATACAGCTACGAATGCTACTAAACCTGCCACTGTAGAAACCGGCTTTGAAGTTAATGTGCCTCTTTTCATTAATGAAGGAGATAAGATCAAGATCGAGACAGAAAAAGGAACGTATAAGGAAAGAATAAAAGAATAGATTCAAATTCTTTTTTTTCTTTTACCAATTAAATTCAGCTAATGAAATTTCCAGATACATATTCTCT containing:
- the lpxA gene encoding acyl-ACP--UDP-N-acetylglucosamine O-acyltransferase, which gives rise to MNQPLAYVHPGAKIAKNVVIEPFATIHNNVVIGEGTWIGSNVTIMEGARIGKNCSIFPGAVISAVPQDKKFNDEDTLTVIGDNTTIRECVTINRGTTDRMKTVVGNNCWIMAYCHIAHDCIVGDNCIFSNNSTLAGHINVGEHVILAGMAAIQQFCSIGKHAFVTGGSLVRKDVPPFVKAGREPLSYVGINSIGLRRRGFTTEKIREIQDIYRILYQKNYNNSQAVAIIEAEMQATAERDEILEFIKNSQRGIMKGYFSSN
- the efp gene encoding elongation factor P is translated as MATTSDIRNGLCIRYNHDIYKIVEFLHVKPGKGPAFVRTKLKSVTTGKVLENTFSAGHKIDDIRVETHKYQFLYEDGEFFHFMNVEDYTQIRLTENALDMPKLLKEGEVVTILINTEDSMPLSVEMPASVILEVTHTEPGVKGNTATNATKPATVETGFEVNVPLFINEGDKIKIETEKGTYKERIKE